A genomic region of Pseudomonas sp. MPC6 contains the following coding sequences:
- a CDS encoding MFS transporter gives MSRVSPRQTLLTASGVCSLIVLDTNIVAVTLPTIARDLGANFADIEWVVSAYMLAFAALLLPAGNLADRFGRKKTLLWGLVIFILASIGCGAAPNALFLDIARAIKGVGAALLLTSALASIGHTFHDEVERAKAWAFWGACMGVAMTAAPTVGGLITEYIGWRWIFYLNLPVGLFLMAMVWRAVPESRDTQSARLDPWGSLAFSASLLCLIWGLIEANRIGWSNPLTYARLIGGVLLLGLFVVIERMQQRPMVDLQLFKHPRFIGALLGMFAYAGCAQVMMTLLPFYLQNGLGFSAIASGLGMLPFALTMLICPRIGVRLACRFTPATMMAVGLTLVGSGNLLSAWAVGSGDYLPFALAIAVTGAGAGLLNGDTQKNIMACVPRARTGMASGMSTTMRFSAIVLAIGVFGALLSSHTEQLLHASLSIQGAQWLDQTPGIASRVVAGDMSAAMGLVPDTARSLVEPLARQAFVGGFSLLLWVAGLLALLGALVVGTLMRHPIPAPKAFSLGLD, from the coding sequence ATGAGCCGGGTCAGCCCTCGCCAGACACTGCTGACAGCCTCCGGCGTTTGTTCGCTGATTGTCCTCGACACCAACATTGTCGCCGTCACCCTGCCCACGATAGCCAGGGACTTGGGCGCGAACTTTGCCGACATCGAATGGGTGGTCAGCGCCTACATGCTGGCCTTCGCAGCCCTGTTGCTGCCCGCCGGAAACCTCGCCGATCGCTTCGGCCGGAAGAAAACCCTGCTCTGGGGCCTGGTCATCTTCATCCTCGCCTCCATCGGTTGTGGCGCGGCGCCCAACGCGTTGTTCCTCGATATCGCCCGGGCGATCAAGGGTGTCGGCGCAGCGTTACTGCTGACCTCGGCTCTGGCCTCCATCGGCCATACTTTTCACGACGAAGTGGAACGGGCCAAGGCCTGGGCGTTCTGGGGCGCCTGCATGGGGGTGGCGATGACCGCCGCACCCACCGTCGGCGGGCTGATCACCGAGTACATCGGCTGGCGCTGGATCTTCTACCTCAATTTGCCGGTGGGCTTGTTCCTGATGGCGATGGTCTGGCGTGCAGTGCCGGAATCCCGCGACACCCAATCGGCGCGTCTGGACCCTTGGGGCAGCCTGGCCTTCAGCGCCAGCTTGCTGTGCCTGATCTGGGGCCTGATCGAGGCCAACCGCATCGGCTGGAGCAACCCGCTGACCTACGCCCGACTGATTGGCGGCGTCCTGTTGCTGGGGCTGTTCGTGGTGATTGAGCGGATGCAGCAGCGACCGATGGTCGACCTGCAATTGTTCAAGCATCCGCGCTTCATCGGCGCGCTGCTGGGCATGTTCGCCTACGCCGGCTGCGCCCAGGTGATGATGACCCTGCTGCCGTTCTACCTGCAGAACGGTTTGGGCTTCTCGGCCATTGCATCGGGCCTGGGGATGTTGCCGTTCGCCCTGACCATGTTGATTTGCCCGCGTATCGGTGTGCGACTGGCCTGTCGATTTACGCCGGCAACCATGATGGCCGTCGGCTTGACCCTGGTCGGCAGCGGTAATCTGCTCAGTGCCTGGGCTGTCGGCAGCGGCGACTACCTGCCCTTTGCCCTGGCTATTGCCGTAACAGGTGCCGGTGCCGGGCTGCTCAACGGAGACACGCAAAAGAACATCATGGCCTGCGTGCCTCGGGCGCGCACCGGCATGGCTTCGGGCATGAGCACCACCATGCGTTTCAGTGCGATTGTACTGGCCATCGGCGTATTCGGCGCGCTGCTGTCCAGCCATACCGAGCAGTTACTGCACGCCAGCCTGTCGATCCAAGGTGCCCAATGGCTCGACCAGACCCCGGGCATCGCCTCGCGGGTGGTGGCCGGCGACATGAGCGCCGCCATGGGCCTGGTACCGGACACCGCACGCTCACTGGTTGAACCGCTGGCCCGCCAGGCGTTCGTCGGCGGTTTCAGTCTGTTGCTGTGGGTCGCGGGATTGCTGGCCTTGCTCGGGGCGTTGGTGGTGGGCACGCTGATGCGCCATCCGATTCCGGCACCGAAGGCTTTTTCCCTGGGCCTGGATTAG
- a CDS encoding AAA family ATPase, protein MTDTPHFPLSAVVGADDLKLALYLTAIDPKIGGVLIEGPRGMAKSTLARGLADLLASGQFVTLPLGATEERLVGTLDLDAALSEGRAQFSPGVLAKADGGVLYVDEVNLLPDHLVDLLLDVAASGTNLIERDGISHRHSAKFVLIGTMNPEEGELRPQLLDRFGLNVALSGHTVPAERGQIIRRRLDFDSDPHHFCVEWESRQQSLRERCQNARSILASIPLDDQALAQITERCFAAGVDGLRADLVWLRAARAHAAWRGASAIAGEDIDAVAEFALRHRRREQAPPAPPHNQPQAGQQANPGEGQGQWGELPAQALPVGARREVPSWPKKP, encoded by the coding sequence ATGACCGACACCCCGCATTTCCCACTCTCCGCCGTGGTCGGCGCCGACGACTTGAAACTCGCCCTCTACCTCACCGCCATCGACCCGAAAATCGGCGGAGTGCTGATCGAAGGCCCGCGCGGCATGGCCAAATCAACTCTGGCCCGAGGCCTGGCGGACCTGCTCGCCAGCGGTCAATTCGTCACCTTGCCCCTGGGGGCTACCGAAGAACGCCTGGTCGGCACCCTCGACCTCGACGCCGCGTTGAGCGAGGGTCGCGCGCAATTCTCCCCTGGCGTGCTGGCCAAGGCGGACGGCGGCGTACTGTACGTCGATGAGGTCAACCTGCTGCCCGATCACCTGGTGGACCTGTTGCTCGACGTGGCCGCCAGCGGCACCAACCTGATCGAACGCGATGGCATTTCCCATCGGCATTCGGCGAAGTTCGTGCTGATCGGCACCATGAACCCGGAGGAGGGCGAACTGCGTCCGCAATTGCTCGACCGCTTTGGTTTGAACGTCGCCCTCAGCGGCCACACAGTGCCGGCCGAACGGGGTCAGATCATTCGCCGGCGACTGGATTTCGACAGCGATCCGCATCACTTTTGCGTCGAGTGGGAAAGCCGGCAGCAATCCCTGCGTGAGCGTTGCCAGAACGCGCGCAGCATCCTGGCAAGCATCCCCCTCGACGATCAGGCGCTGGCACAGATTACCGAGCGCTGTTTTGCCGCGGGTGTCGATGGCCTGCGCGCCGATCTGGTGTGGTTGCGCGCAGCCCGTGCCCACGCTGCCTGGCGCGGTGCGAGCGCCATCGCCGGGGAAGATATCGATGCGGTTGCCGAGTTCGCCCTGCGCCATCGTCGTCGGGAACAGGCGCCGCCTGCGCCACCACACAATCAACCCCAGGCTGGCCAGCAAGCCAACCCTGGGGAAGGCCAGGGTCAATGGGGCGAATTGCCCGCCCAGGCCTTGCCGGTCGGGGCCCGCCGTGAAGTGCCGAGCTGGCCAAAAAAGCCCTAG
- a CDS encoding VWA domain-containing protein — protein MLNGRPRQRDDVLFHLRTRSPHELWLVIVDASASTRRHQALSDAKGLLAQLFDDAYRQRARLALLTASGHVPKWQVQGLKASAGLRTWLDGLGAGGGTPLLAALGEAGRWLAARQKRFPAERQRLLLVTDGRLKDFTMLPTLDCPGLLIDIERGPIRLGRAKVLASGLGADYRHIDELVPD, from the coding sequence TTGCTCAATGGCCGCCCCCGTCAGCGCGACGATGTACTGTTTCACCTGCGTACCCGTTCCCCCCACGAACTGTGGCTGGTGATCGTCGATGCCTCGGCCTCGACCCGGCGTCATCAGGCGTTGAGCGATGCCAAGGGCCTGCTGGCTCAATTGTTCGACGACGCCTATCGCCAGCGCGCCCGCCTGGCCTTGCTGACTGCCAGCGGCCATGTGCCGAAATGGCAGGTGCAGGGGTTGAAGGCGTCCGCCGGTTTGCGTACGTGGCTGGATGGCCTCGGAGCGGGCGGCGGCACGCCATTGCTGGCCGCGTTGGGTGAGGCGGGACGCTGGTTGGCTGCTCGCCAGAAGCGTTTTCCGGCGGAGCGACAGCGCCTGTTGCTGGTGACCGATGGCCGATTGAAAGACTTCACGATGTTGCCGACCCTTGATTGTCCGGGGCTGTTGATCGACATTGAGCGAGGGCCGATTCGGCTGGGGCGGGCCAAGGTGTTGGCGAGCGGATTGGGTGCGGATTATCGGCATATCGATGAGCTGGTTCCAGACTGA